One genomic segment of Leptotrichia sp. oral taxon 215 str. W9775 includes these proteins:
- a CDS encoding amidohydrolase yields MENEKNESQKKELPKELLKEASQKYNLSDSLLEEIREIRQYLHTNPELSGKEYKTTEFIKKFLAEHNIKILPFNLKTGVVAEIGEGEKIAALRADIDALPINEMTDYPYKSQNNGVMHACGHDFHTASLLGASKILKEREKGLKGRVRLIFQPAEEINAGAREVIASGALEEISAIAGFHNKPDLPLGTIGIKSGSLMAAVDRFEVKINGTGTHAAAPQNGNDPIVTASQIVMSIQSIVSRYVSPADMAIISVTRISGGNTWNVIPESVVMEGTMRTFKKSVQERIKKLFAQVVKNYTEAFEQKYEILWGDSHPFVDNDEMLAKLIGEEVSAFADVKVPEMTTGGEDFSFYQGKVPGLFAFIGTGCPYEWHNPAFQIKDEALYFSINYYIAAVDVMLKK; encoded by the coding sequence ATGGAAAATGAAAAAAATGAATCCCAGAAAAAAGAACTGCCGAAGGAATTGTTAAAAGAAGCTTCACAAAAATATAATTTGTCTGATAGTTTACTTGAAGAAATAAGAGAAATCAGACAATATCTTCACACAAATCCTGAATTATCAGGAAAGGAATATAAAACAACAGAATTTATAAAGAAGTTTTTAGCAGAGCATAATATAAAAATTTTACCTTTTAACTTGAAAACAGGAGTTGTTGCTGAAATTGGAGAAGGGGAAAAAATAGCTGCATTAAGAGCTGATATTGATGCCCTTCCAATAAATGAAATGACAGATTATCCGTACAAATCTCAAAATAATGGGGTGATGCATGCCTGTGGTCATGATTTTCATACAGCTTCCCTTTTAGGTGCGTCGAAAATATTGAAGGAAAGGGAAAAAGGGCTGAAGGGTAGAGTAAGGCTTATTTTTCAGCCAGCCGAAGAAATAAATGCAGGAGCCAGGGAAGTGATAGCTTCAGGTGCATTGGAAGAAATTTCAGCAATTGCAGGATTTCATAATAAGCCTGATTTACCGCTGGGAACAATTGGGATAAAATCAGGGTCTCTTATGGCGGCGGTAGACAGATTTGAAGTTAAAATTAACGGTACAGGAACTCATGCGGCGGCACCTCAAAATGGAAATGATCCAATAGTGACTGCCAGCCAGATTGTAATGTCAATTCAGTCAATAGTGAGCAGATACGTATCTCCTGCTGATATGGCAATAATCAGTGTAACAAGAATATCAGGTGGAAATACATGGAATGTAATACCTGAAAGTGTAGTAATGGAAGGTACAATGAGAACTTTTAAGAAATCTGTACAGGAAAGAATAAAAAAATTATTTGCTCAGGTTGTAAAAAACTATACTGAAGCTTTTGAACAGAAATATGAAATTTTGTGGGGAGACTCACATCCATTTGTGGATAATGATGAAATGCTTGCAAAGTTAATAGGAGAAGAAGTTTCAGCATTTGCAGATGTTAAAGTGCCTGAAATGACAACTGGTGGAGAAGATTTTTCCTTCTATCAGGGGAAAGTACCTGGTCTATTTGCATTTATAGGTACAGGATGCCCTTACGAATGGCATAATCCTGCATTTCAAATAAAAGATGAAGCTCTATATTTTTCAATAAATTATTATATAGCAGCTGTAGATGTTATGTTGAAAAAATAA
- a CDS encoding amino acid ABC transporter substrate-binding protein — translation MKKIIILLVMAMTILMCSVEKTDKKETKNEDKLPQKVVIGLDDTFAPMGFKNEKGELIGFDIDLAKAVAEKLKIEVEFKPINWDSKIMDLNSGNIDLIWNGLTITPDRAKETEISKAYLSNNQIIIVNIDSPIKTKADLKGKVVGVQSQSSGEEKIKKENADKGFKELKTYPQYDQAFMDLGIGRLDAIVVDEAYAKYIKNTEEKQAGKELYRILDENFGIEEMGIAAKKGNKKLIEEIEKAIDELRKDGTYQKIYSKWFKD, via the coding sequence ATGAAAAAGATAATAATTTTATTAGTGATGGCAATGACGATACTCATGTGCAGCGTGGAAAAAACAGATAAGAAAGAAACGAAAAATGAGGATAAGTTACCTCAAAAGGTTGTTATTGGGCTGGATGATACTTTTGCACCAATGGGATTTAAAAATGAAAAAGGGGAATTAATAGGATTTGATATTGATCTTGCAAAGGCTGTGGCAGAAAAGTTAAAAATAGAAGTTGAATTTAAGCCTATAAACTGGGATTCAAAAATAATGGATTTAAACAGTGGAAATATAGACCTGATATGGAATGGACTTACAATAACGCCTGACAGGGCAAAGGAAACAGAAATTTCAAAAGCTTATCTGAGCAATAATCAGATAATAATTGTAAATATAGACTCTCCAATAAAGACTAAAGCAGATCTGAAAGGAAAAGTCGTAGGAGTTCAGTCACAGAGCAGTGGAGAAGAAAAGATTAAAAAGGAAAATGCAGATAAGGGATTTAAGGAACTGAAAACATATCCGCAATATGATCAGGCATTTATGGATCTTGGTATAGGAAGACTGGATGCAATAGTTGTTGATGAAGCATATGCAAAATATATAAAAAATACGGAAGAAAAACAGGCAGGAAAAGAACTTTACAGAATCCTTGATGAAAATTTTGGAATTGAGGAAATGGGAATAGCGGCAAAAAAAGGAAATAAAAAATTAATAGAAGAAATAGAAAAAGCAATAGATGAATTGAGAAAAGACGGGACATATCAAAAAATATATTCAAAATGGTTTAAGGATTAG